The Zygotorulaspora mrakii chromosome 3, complete sequence genome includes a region encoding these proteins:
- the RHO1 gene encoding Rho family GTPase RHO1 (similar to Saccharomyces cerevisiae RHO1 (YPR165W); ancestral locus Anc_7.520): protein MSQQLGNSIRRKLVIVGDGACGKTCLLIVFSKGQFPEVYVPTVFENYVADVEVDGRRVELALWDTAGQEDYDRLRPLSYPDSNVVLICFSIDLPDSLENVQEKWIAEVLHFCQGVPIILVGCKVDLRNDGQTIEALRAEGQQPVTSSEGQSVADQIGASGYYECSAKTGYGVREVFEAATRASLMGKSKNNGKSKKNSSEKKKKRKCVLL from the coding sequence ATGTCTCAACAGCTTGGCAATAGTATCAGAAGGAAGTTGGTCATCGTTGGTGATGGTGCGTGTGGTAAAACATGTTTGTTAATTGTATTCTCAAAGGGCCAATTCCCTGAAGTTTATGTACCAACcgtttttgaaaattacGTTGCAGACGTTGAAGTTGACGGTCGTCGTGTTGAGCTAGCATTATGGGATACTGCTGGCCAAGAAGATTATGATAGATTGAGGCCTTTGTCTTATCCTGATTCAAATGTTGTCTTGATTTGTTTCTCGATTGATCTACCGGATTCGCTAGAAAATGTTCAAGAAAAGTGGATTGCTGAAGTGTTGCACTTCTGTCAAGGTGTACCAATTATTCTGGTTGGTTGTAAAGTCGATTTAAGAAACGACGGACAAACTATTGAAGCATTGAGAGCTGAAGGTCAACAACCTGTCACATCATCTGAAGGCCAATCCGTTGCTGATCAAATTGGTGCTAGTGGCTACTATGAGTGTTCTGCAAAGACAGGCTACGGTGTAAGAGAAGTTTTTGAAGCGGCAACAAGAGCCTCATTGATGGGtaaatcaaaaaacaatggaaaatcaaaaaagaatagctccgaaaagaagaagaagagaaagtgTGTTCTGTTATAA